The Candidatus Neomarinimicrobiota bacterium genome contains the following window.
TGATCTTTCTCATCTCTCCGAGCAGGAACCTCACGTTTTTCAGCTCGACGTCGGCGCGTCCCCCCGAAGCAGCGAACCTCCCTGTTATCGTCTCCGAAAGCTCCTTATCGGCTCCGAAATTGTGATAAATCGTCTTGGCGCCTCTGACCAACTCACGCAGCATTTTCTCGAAATCGTCTATGACATATGCCGTGTCGGCTCCGAAGATCTCCATCGCTCCTTTTGTACCGAATCTGCGCCCGTCCCATGTTTCGCGGAGCTTATCCCGTTTGCGCACAAATAGGATAAATTTATGCTTTTCGTCTCCCGGACGAATTACGGCGATAGACCGCGGTTCTTCGAACCCTGTCAGGTAGAACATGTCCGAGTCCTGCCTGTAATCATGGTCCACGTCGTCGTTCCTTGTGTATTCGTCATGAGCGACAATGACAGCGACCGCTTCATCACCGATCTTAGTCATGAATTCCTGCCGTTTTTCCGCAAAAATCGATTTATCCGGGTACGGATCGTATTGGGCGTAAAGAACAGAGCAAGTAAAGACCAGCGCCAGATTCACTAATAGAATATTTTTCAATCTGATATCTCTCCTTGAATGTTTTTTAGCATGCAGTGTGAAAAACAGAAAGTCCGGGAGGCTGACGTTAGCGTTCAATCAAAAACGTCCGGACGGTATGATTAAAATTGCCGAGGACAATCTTACCGTTCGGATCGATCAGGTCGAGTATCAATTTATGTTTGCCTTCTGAAAGACCTGTGATAATGGAGGATTTCCACAATGAGAGCGTACCTTCATGACCATCGAGCGAATATTTTATCTTGTAGTCATAGATTCCCATGCGCGCATTCGACAGCCAGAAATCCAAAAGTACGTCACCGCCGCTTGTATATTCATGACTTCCCGACGGCACGTTGAGTAAAAGCATAGGCTGGGATTCAGCTATCGGCAAGCTGCCCGCGGCTTCATTTACGTAAAACTGAACCATATCGAACGTCCTCGTCGATTTATTGCTCAGATGGTATTCGTCCACTAAAAAGGCGCGTATCACATGAGGACCGTCGGAAAGATTTTCAAACACCACCGGTGAATTCGAATCGAAATGTTCCATTATATCACCGTCATCAAGCATCATATGAAGGTGCGGTCCACCTGTCGAAAGTTCAAGTCCGGCAAAAGCAAAATACGTCTCGACTTTTTCGGATGTTAATTCACCCTGTTTGGGAGACACGATCTCCAGAGCGGCATTGGGAATCTTTTTTTGTGTCTGTAATGCTTTAATAGTGAACGGAACAGAATCTTCTTTGTCCATCTTTTTCTGACAGTTTGCAATGAAAATCAGGCAAAAAAGCGAGAGGAGAAAAATATTTCGTTTTTGAGATTTATAGTTCATGTAAAAATATATATATCTTTCGGATTATAAGTAAGTAGAATCCCTCTTAGATCGATTTAATGAATTTTTCGTATTTTGTTCTGTATCTGTCTATCAGTCCGTGGTTAGCAAACGAATAATAATTCCCGTCGCTGATTATGATATGATCGAGGACGCGAAGTTCCATGATCTCGCATGCGTTCACGAGTTCCTGAGTGATGTTTTTGTCGTCCTCGCTCGGTTTTGTATCCCCGGAAAGGTGATTATGCGCGAAAATTATGGAGACCGCATTGTACCGCAGAGCGTTTTTTATCGCTTCACGCAGGTACACGACGCTGGTATCCACCGTCCCCTCGAAAAGATCTACGATCTCGATTATATTATTTTTCGCGTCGAGGTAGATCGCTTTAAATATTTCTTTTTCCAATCCCGACATTGAGTGTTTGAGATAGTCATAAACCGCTTCGGGCGAGCTCGTCGCCGGTCGTTCTACAGACTTCTGCTTTAGATATTCCGATGCCACGTCGTGAATGAATTTGAGTCCGAAGACGTTGTTAGGTCCGACTCCTTTTACTGTTTTTGCCTCTTCGGCATCTGCGTCGAGGACGCCGCGGAGGGTTTTGAACTTTTTAAGGAGTTCTTTTGCCGGGATTTTTACGTCCTTGCGCGGCGTGCCGAGCGAGAGGAGCAGTTCGATGATCTCGTATTCACTGAGCGCGGCAATCCCCGACTTCATGTAGCGCTCCCTGAGACGCTGCCGGTGCCCTTTATTATGGTCTGAATTATCGGTCATGAGATAACAGGCACTAAATATTCGTAAGATAGGTGGAAAAGTCAAGAAGGGTTATTGTTAAGGGTAACGGGATAGTTTGAAATGTTTACAATTAAAGGCTTAGCTCATCTCTTAGGGCTGCATCGACCTCCGCAATTGCTTCGGGGCTCAGGTGCCCCCAATTTTCGATGATTCTTCTTTTATCAATTACCCTGACTTGATTAGCGGGTGCAAAGCTATCTTTCCGAACTCCACCATCACCCCTGTTTATCTTAGCTATGAACGGATACTGTTTTTTCCCCTTTGAGCCAGTTAAGGGAATTATAACCGTGACAGATGAAACTTCATTACCATCATCATTCTGAACAATTACAGCCGGTCTTGTGCCTTTCTGCTCATGCCCTATCATTGTATCGGGTTGCACAAGAACAATATCACCCCTGATGAACGTTATATCCGGCATCACCATACTTCTCTGTCAATCTCTTTAAATTCATCCAACATAGCTAAATCTTCTTCAGCCCTGGCTATATATCCCTCTCTTCTGAGCTCACTTTTTTTTGCTTTCATCCAATCAGTAATAGCCTCTCTGATTGCATCGAGATATTTCATGTTTGACTCCTTCGAGATCGAGATTAGTTCTGCATGAACATTCCTCGGTAGAGTGACATGAACTCGTTTGGTTTGACTACCTGTCGCAGTAATTGTCATGGTCTTTCCCTGTTCCTGTGTGTTTATGTGGTTTAATGCGCATAAATATAGCACAATTATATGTGCCTGTCAAGTGATATGTTTTGTGCTACAAAAATACGATACATACTAATACACTCAACTAATAAGGAAGTCTCAGGGGTTGTAAATCTTCTAAGCTCCAGAGTCAATCTGTTACTCCGGCTGTGGAAGTTGGAATAACTAAGAGATATCGGAATTTCGGGGATTTACTTGAATTGGAAATAAATCATAAACCCAATTGACTCACTACCTTATTAAGCTTGACATGGTTATATCTAATCGTTATTGTTAGGCATGTCTAAAAATAAAGTTAGGTGGTGTTGATTTGGTAACACACGCGGTAGAAGATTATCTGACGATGATATACAAGCTCTCGTATGAAGGGGGAGAGCCGACTACGACTTCAATCGCAGATAATTTGGGGGTTTCAAAGGCTTCAGTCACCGATATGTTCAAGAAGATGGCAAAGTCCAAGCTCATTATTCATGAGCCGTATAAGGGAGTTAAACTGACCAGGGCGGGAGAGAAGGTAGCATTGGAAGTGATAAGGCATCACCGTCTTGTCGAGCTATATCTCAAAGAAGCGATGGGGGTCAGCTGGGACAAAGTCCATGACGAAGCGGATAAGTGGGAACATATTTTATCTGAGGATATAGAGGACAGGATCGTGGAGATGCTCGGGAATCCTACTCATGACCCGCACGGAGCGCCGATTCCGACAAAAGACGGACACATTCAGGACGAGAAGTTTACTCCTTTGTCTGACGCTCGGGTAGGAGAGAAGCTCCTGGTTCGGTTGGTGGAGGACAGTGACCCTGAAAAGTTAAGATACCTGGCTGATAAGGGAATTTTTCCGCAAACGGTGATTGAGGTTAAAGAGGTTCAGCCTTTTGAAGGTCCGCTGACGCTCGATGTGGAAGGAAGTCCTCAAATAATAGGTCATGAAGTTTCGCGAATAGTATTTGTTTCTAAAATGGATTAAGGAGGATAATTTCAACTGACCGATTCGGATATAGAAACAGTTAAGACTCTCCCGATGAGCGAGCTGCAAAAAGGAGAGAGCGGAATTGTAATAGAAATAAACACCAGGGGCTTGATGCGGCAAAGGTTAATGGAGATGGGCTTGACCCGTGGAATCGAAGTTAAGTCTCTCCGCAAAGGAGCTTTCGGTGATCCGACAAGTTATCTGATACGCGGGACGATGATAGCTCTGAGGAAAAAGGAGGCATCTGAGATTAGAGTGAAATTAAATGATTCGACCAACGGAGGGATAAAGATATGAGCAGTGCTTGCAGTACATGTGGACCGGTCGGCTGCACACCGTCACATAAGCGGGAAAAGATGGGCGTGAACGATGAAGGGTATGACTATTTAGTAGCATTGGCAGGAAATCCCAATACCGGGAAAAGCACGCTGTTTAATGAGCTTACGGGTCTTAAACAGCATGTCGGAAACTGGACGGGAAAGACCGTCACAAGAGCGGAAGGAGAAACAACTTCGGGGAATTCACTCATAAAGGTCGTTGATTTGCCGGGCTCCTATTCTCTGCGTTCGACTTCACCCGAAGAAGAAGTTGCGCGGGATTTTCTTCTCTTCGGGGAGCCTGACTGCACCATTATTGTAGTCGATGCGACAAACCTTGAGCGCAACCTCAATTTAGTCCTCCAGGCGATTGAACTGACCGACAGGATTGTTGTAGCACTGAATCTTATGGACGAAGCGCGTAAAAAGGGTATCGGAATAAAGCATAAGGTTTTGGAAAAGAGACTCGGAATACCTGTGGTGCCAATAGTAGCGCGCAATGGTGAGGGAGTGGATAAGTTGATGGAGATAGTGGTATTGGTTTCTTCAGGGCATATACAGTTATCTCCTAAACGCATAAAGATAAAAGGCGTGCTCAAAAGTGCCATCGATTCTCTATTGCCGAAAATCAGTGAGACGTATCCCGGTTTTTCCAATCCGAGATGGCTCGCCATTGAATTGTTATCAGGTCATGAACGTCTCTCTCAAGAATTGATTTGGACTAATATCGCCGAGCATATAGAGATGGAGCAAATCGCAGGGAGCGGCGCAGCTGCATGACCGCAAAAACCTTAGGGCTTCTGAATGAAGCGGATAGGATCAGGTCGGAATCCAATTTTGATTTTTCCGATGAGATAATAGAAGCCATCTATGCGGAAGCAGGAAAAATAGCAAACGAATCTATCGTCACAAATGGGAGTAAATCCCGCGATTGGAGCGGGTTTTTCGATAACATCGTAACATCTCCGATTACCGGTATCCCTATCATGATAATCGGATTGGCGACAATATTCTACATTACTATCTGGGGAGCTAATTATCCTTCTCAAATGATAGCCACCGGGCTTTTTTATATAGAGGGAGTAATGGCAGGGCTATTCGATTCTATGGGGGCTCCCTGGTGGTTGACGGGTTTTATATGGCATGGCGTTTATCGCGGGCTCGCATGGGTGATAGCGGTTATGCTTCCCCCGATGGCAATCTTCTTCCCGATGTTTACACTGCTCGAGGATCTGGGTTACCTGCCGAGAGTGGCGTTTAATCTTGACCCGCTTTTCAGGAAGGTGGGAGCGCATGGCAAGCAGGCTCTGACAATGAGCATGGGATTCGGCTGCAATGCCGCCGGAATAATCTCCACACGGATCATCGATTCGCCGCGTGAACGGCTGATAGCGATAATAACAAATAATTTTGTGCCATGTAACGGAAGATTCCCAACGCTAATAATGATCTCCATAATATTCGTGGCTGCCGAGTTTCCACCCGGATTAACTGCTCTGATAGCCTCACTCTCCGTAGTGTCGATAGTCATGATAGGGGTTGTTGTAACGCTTGGCGTTTCTTTTGTACTTTCCAAGACCGTACTTAAGGGAGAGGCATCGACATTCGCTCTCGAACTTCCGCCTTATCGCAGACCAAAGATACTACGAGTTTTATACACCTCTCTTATAGACAGAACCATCATTGTCCTCTGGAGGGCGATAATTTGGGCGGCCCCTGCGGGAGCGGTCATATGGCTGTTAGGAAATATTCATATGGACGGTTCAACATTAACGTCCATCAGCGCTAACTTTTTAGATCCACTTGGAAGGGTAATAGGTTTAGACGGCGTTGTCCTATTGACATATATCATAGCGATACCGGCTAATGAAATAGTGATTCCCACGATGATAATGGCGTATATGAACGAGTCAGCCATGCTTGAGCTGAGTAGTCTTGAAGAATTAAGACAATTGCTCGTGGTTGACCATGGATGGACTTTAATCACCGGAATCAACTTGATGCTGTTTTCTCTTTTGCACAGCCCGTGTTCGACTACCATCTATACAATTTGGAAAGAAACGGGCAGCGTAAAATGGACGACTCTCGCGACTTTCATACCGTTGTTTTTAGCGTTCTTAGTGACTTTCGTTGTCTATCAACTTTCAGTCTTATTAGGATTCCCCGGTTAAATGCCTGAAGTCGAAAGTGCACAGATCGATGTTCGCGGAGTCGATTGCCAGGGCTGCGCCGCAACAATAGAAAAGACCGTAATCGGATTAGACGGTGTGAGTGAAGCCGATGTCAACGTATTAGACGGCGGTCTCAACATACGATTCGACCCCGCAATAATTTCCCCCAAAAAGATTTCCGAAACTGTAAAATCGCTTGGCTACTCGGTCGGTGAAAAGGACAGGCAGGTTTCCGTCTTTAAAGTGGAGGGAATGGACTGCGCGGCGGAAGAAAGGATTATTAACAACAAACTGGCCGGTGTAGCCGGTATTCATAATATGGAATATGATCTTGTCGGGGAGCGGTTGACTGTAGAACACAGTTTGAGTCCTCATGCCATAAGCCAGAGTATAGCTTCCGCCGGTTTCAAAGCTGAACTCGAAGGGAAGAAAAACGTCGAAGAAGGTGGAGGCAGGATTCGAAAAAGGGTCATATTAACTGCGGTCTCGGGTATTCTGATTTTAACCGGGGCTATCGTTGATTTGACCGGAGCGTTAGAGTCGGCTATACCGATCTACATTGCGGCAATGCTGTTCAGCGGTGTTCTTACCGCCCGGAAAGGCTATTATGCACTGAAGACATTCACTCTGGATATGAATTTTCTCATG
Protein-coding sequences here:
- a CDS encoding aminopeptidase P N-terminal domain-containing protein, with protein sequence MNANVSLPDFLFFTLHAKKHSRRDIRLKNILLVNLALVFTCSVLYAQYDPYPDKSIFAEKRQEFMTKIGDEAVAVIVAHDEYTRNDDVDHDYRQDSDMFYLTGFEEPRSIAVIRPGDEKHKFILFVRKRDKLRETWDGRRFGTKGAMEIFGADTAYVIDDFEKMLRELVRGAKTIYHNFGADKELSETITGRFAASGGRADVELKNVRFLLGEMRKI
- the radC gene encoding DNA repair protein RadC, with protein sequence MTDNSDHNKGHRQRLRERYMKSGIAALSEYEIIELLLSLGTPRKDVKIPAKELLKKFKTLRGVLDADAEEAKTVKGVGPNNVFGLKFIHDVASEYLKQKSVERPATSSPEAVYDYLKHSMSGLEKEIFKAIYLDAKNNIIEIVDLFEGTVDTSVVYLREAIKNALRYNAVSIIFAHNHLSGDTKPSEDDKNITQELVNACEIMELRVLDHIIISDGNYYSFANHGLIDRYRTKYEKFIKSI
- a CDS encoding type II toxin-antitoxin system PemK/MazF family toxin; protein product: MPDITFIRGDIVLVQPDTMIGHEQKGTRPAVIVQNDDGNEVSSVTVIIPLTGSKGKKQYPFIAKINRGDGGVRKDSFAPANQVRVIDKRRIIENWGHLSPEAIAEVDAALRDELSL
- a CDS encoding metal-dependent transcriptional regulator: MVTHAVEDYLTMIYKLSYEGGEPTTTSIADNLGVSKASVTDMFKKMAKSKLIIHEPYKGVKLTRAGEKVALEVIRHHRLVELYLKEAMGVSWDKVHDEADKWEHILSEDIEDRIVEMLGNPTHDPHGAPIPTKDGHIQDEKFTPLSDARVGEKLLVRLVEDSDPEKLRYLADKGIFPQTVIEVKEVQPFEGPLTLDVEGSPQIIGHEVSRIVFVSKMD
- a CDS encoding ferrous iron transport protein A — encoded protein: MSELQKGESGIVIEINTRGLMRQRLMEMGLTRGIEVKSLRKGAFGDPTSYLIRGTMIALRKKEASEIRVKLNDSTNGGIKI
- a CDS encoding 50S ribosome-binding GTPase; translation: MGVNDEGYDYLVALAGNPNTGKSTLFNELTGLKQHVGNWTGKTVTRAEGETTSGNSLIKVVDLPGSYSLRSTSPEEEVARDFLLFGEPDCTIIVVDATNLERNLNLVLQAIELTDRIVVALNLMDEARKKGIGIKHKVLEKRLGIPVVPIVARNGEGVDKLMEIVVLVSSGHIQLSPKRIKIKGVLKSAIDSLLPKISETYPGFSNPRWLAIELLSGHERLSQELIWTNIAEHIEMEQIAGSGAAA
- a CDS encoding ferrous iron transporter B; the encoded protein is MTAKTLGLLNEADRIRSESNFDFSDEIIEAIYAEAGKIANESIVTNGSKSRDWSGFFDNIVTSPITGIPIMIIGLATIFYITIWGANYPSQMIATGLFYIEGVMAGLFDSMGAPWWLTGFIWHGVYRGLAWVIAVMLPPMAIFFPMFTLLEDLGYLPRVAFNLDPLFRKVGAHGKQALTMSMGFGCNAAGIISTRIIDSPRERLIAIITNNFVPCNGRFPTLIMISIIFVAAEFPPGLTALIASLSVVSIVMIGVVVTLGVSFVLSKTVLKGEASTFALELPPYRRPKILRVLYTSLIDRTIIVLWRAIIWAAPAGAVIWLLGNIHMDGSTLTSISANFLDPLGRVIGLDGVVLLTYIIAIPANEIVIPTMIMAYMNESAMLELSSLEELRQLLVVDHGWTLITGINLMLFSLLHSPCSTTIYTIWKETGSVKWTTLATFIPLFLAFLVTFVVYQLSVLLGFPG